A genomic window from Candidatus Acididesulfobacter guangdongensis includes:
- a CDS encoding pyridoxamine 5'-phosphate oxidase family protein yields the protein MAKINNIVKEVLDKTEMLVIGTCGADGVHLSATWGEYVKNIGLIDDEIILIPSGGLSKTEENLKLKNNIEVLIGSKQVQSAHGAGQGISIFGKGEFVYSGEIFDRVKSKYSWIRAVLMIKIESFSTQL from the coding sequence ATGGCTAAAATTAATAATATTGTAAAAGAGGTGTTGGATAAAACTGAAATGCTGGTAATTGGGACATGCGGCGCAGACGGCGTGCATCTGTCGGCGACATGGGGTGAGTATGTAAAAAATATCGGTCTAATCGACGATGAAATAATTTTAATACCTTCCGGCGGATTAAGCAAAACAGAGGAAAATTTAAAACTTAAAAATAATATAGAAGTTTTAATAGGTTCTAAGCAGGTTCAAAGCGCTCACGGCGCAGGTCAGGGCATAAGCATTTTCGGAAAAGGCGAATTCGTATATTCCGGAGAAATTTTCGACAGGGTTAAATCAAAATATTCATGGATAAGGGCAGTTTTAATGATAAAAATCGAATCGTTCAGCACGCAGCTATAA
- a CDS encoding type II/IV secretion system protein yields MKAKLGELLIKKGITDELTINNALSTQKKLNDLENKYLKLGDILVRSEIITQSQLDDILNEQQEKQDSLVGSSSKLQFEKNDGFIDFLSSEFQELDSDKNIQKTIDQDLIRLIPVSIALNYDIVPYKKENNKLYVFAANLLDAAAEDDLKFYVGCPIEQKIISKSEINQLIGKYYNAGTILNDGGGNKNENQPEAKTELIDITIPDNNKIIQFVNRTISDAIKINASDIHIECYEKELLIRYRLDGKLIEASSTSSDLKNAIISRIKIMANLDISEQRLPQDGHIKVNYKGNYIDLRVSTLPSLYGEKTVLRILDKGAIELNISKLGFSEDNIKILKNAIHKPYGITLVTGPTGSGKTTTLYSALNDLDRKSLNITTVEDPIEYNMDRITQVNVREKINFTFAEVLRALLRQDPDIIMVGEIRDKETAEISIKAALTGHMVLSTIHTNNAILTISRLINMGIDPYLIASSLNLVIAQRLVRKLCPVCKEIDSTYPVRNKNIKVYKKKGCPECMHTGFKGRAAIYEMLEINENISKLIYQNADESRITEYARENGMRFLRDSAIEKLEAGITSYDEISEYLSEEEKTS; encoded by the coding sequence ATGAAGGCTAAATTAGGCGAATTATTAATAAAAAAAGGTATTACCGACGAACTTACAATAAATAACGCTTTAAGCACACAAAAAAAATTAAACGATTTAGAAAATAAATATCTTAAATTAGGCGATATTTTAGTGAGAAGCGAAATAATCACGCAATCTCAATTAGACGATATATTAAACGAACAGCAAGAAAAACAGGATTCATTAGTTGGTTCGTCTTCTAAATTGCAATTTGAAAAAAATGACGGATTCATTGATTTTCTGTCTTCCGAATTTCAGGAATTAGATTCCGATAAAAATATTCAGAAAACTATAGACCAAGATTTGATACGGCTTATTCCCGTCTCTATAGCCCTTAATTACGACATTGTTCCGTATAAAAAGGAAAATAATAAACTATATGTTTTTGCTGCAAATCTTTTAGATGCGGCAGCCGAGGATGATTTAAAATTTTATGTCGGATGTCCAATAGAACAGAAAATTATCTCTAAATCCGAAATTAATCAGCTGATAGGCAAATATTATAATGCGGGAACTATTTTAAACGACGGCGGCGGCAATAAAAATGAAAATCAACCCGAAGCTAAAACAGAATTAATAGATATTACAATTCCCGACAATAATAAAATAATACAGTTTGTAAACAGAACTATATCGGACGCTATAAAAATAAACGCTTCCGATATCCATATAGAATGCTATGAAAAAGAATTGCTGATAAGATACAGACTAGACGGCAAACTTATAGAAGCGTCATCAACTTCGTCTGACCTTAAAAACGCTATAATATCGAGAATAAAAATAATGGCAAATCTTGATATATCCGAACAGAGGCTGCCTCAGGACGGTCATATAAAAGTAAATTATAAGGGCAATTATATTGATTTAAGAGTATCTACCCTGCCGTCGCTTTACGGCGAAAAAACTGTACTGAGGATATTAGATAAAGGCGCCATTGAACTTAATATCTCAAAATTAGGATTTTCGGAAGATAATATAAAAATACTTAAAAATGCAATACATAAACCTTACGGCATAACATTGGTTACCGGACCTACAGGTTCCGGCAAGACTACCACTCTGTACAGCGCTCTGAACGACCTTGACAGAAAATCTTTAAATATAACGACGGTGGAAGACCCTATAGAATACAATATGGACAGGATAACGCAGGTTAACGTAAGAGAGAAAATAAATTTCACTTTTGCGGAGGTTCTTCGCGCATTATTAAGGCAGGACCCCGATATTATTATGGTTGGCGAAATAAGAGATAAAGAAACGGCGGAAATTTCTATAAAAGCGGCGTTGACCGGTCACATGGTGCTTTCCACAATCCATACGAACAACGCAATATTAACTATTTCAAGGCTGATAAACATGGGTATAGACCCTTATCTTATAGCTTCAAGTCTAAATCTTGTGATAGCCCAAAGATTAGTAAGGAAACTATGTCCGGTATGCAAGGAAATCGATTCCACTTATCCTGTTAGAAATAAAAATATTAAAGTATATAAGAAAAAAGGATGTCCCGAATGTATGCATACCGGATTTAAAGGCAGAGCCGCAATTTACGAAATGCTTGAGATTAATGAAAATATAAGCAAACTGATATATCAGAACGCGGACGAATCTAGAATAACGGAATACGCCCGCGAAAACGGCATGCGTTTTTTAAGAGATTCTGCTATTGAAAAATTAGAAGCCGGCATTACTTCATACGATGAAATATCGGAATATTTGTCGGAAGAAGAAAAAACGTCATAA
- a CDS encoding sulfurtransferase TusA family protein, which yields MAASADKTVVNADKTFNASGLFCPEPILKMRKEFESLNSGEILEFIITDPGSVSDVPAWCKRTGNELVESAEDSGVYKFYIRKK from the coding sequence ATGGCGGCAAGTGCGGATAAAACAGTCGTAAACGCTGACAAAACTTTCAACGCGTCAGGTTTATTCTGTCCTGAACCCATTCTTAAAATGAGAAAAGAATTTGAGAGTTTGAACAGCGGAGAAATTTTAGAATTTATAATAACAGACCCGGGTTCTGTAAGCGATGTGCCGGCGTGGTGCAAAAGGACTGGCAACGAATTAGTTGAATCCGCCGAAGATAGCGGCGTATATAAATTTTATATACGAAAAAAATAA
- the bamA gene encoding outer membrane protein assembly factor BamA, whose translation MCYNLPASYGLNVNTAKNKNMESVGSALIYSLPLKTKIESISYRLPSNIKLNSIKYYIHIKKGQYFSMYNIEKTIKALYKSKLFSNVMVFYRYKNRKIYLKLLLFPEVYIKTITIKGLNNSDIGKKLILNRIKLKINGQYLHSYKKESIKIIKQLLKNSGYPFAHVSLNSYVLRKDKKYIINITIALNKPVLISKVFVHWKTFYPAKILSSSIKEISGKPLSRSLIKNFRKRIRHIYIKKNYLNPIIEPTVIKYINKYKTILLFSIHPGYKILFHFKGIRPYNSDFIKNNVFTVHNVFIFDKGTFLAFKKVLRNFFKTKGYFFNKVSFKEIKNKHSRIINLFYNVNKGYKVAVKNIIITGNKPFGISRIDSLMRTHVSSLFAPEFFCERRLKRDIENIENFYNNQGYLSAKANYSLKFGKDKKSVIIYIDITKNIRTYIKSISIEGLPLKIKNEVKSYFKKMVDKPLKILDADNGKNLIETDLSNAGYIFSKTRLRIVYSKNKNGCRLYYSTQKSRKVIIKNIFITGNTITKTGYIKSLILFKKGQVYNQSSIIKTQNDLYKTGLFNSVAIKLENPENIKKYKNIIIQVKDSKPISLSFGAGYGTYTRYRGFFQINDDNLFGSGKSLSMRFSKSAIYTNLLFDYYDPAIFNYRRLAFNAEALDSDIITLNYTLHKEGTSFSLIRKFNHKLKGLLSYNMSYDNLSGLNPGVDVTPRDTGFTRISSLEASLIYNSKNNVFNPTSGNLTDIRLSYSSAILDSQINFAKLFVHTEQFIPFVYDTVLEYSLRFGYIRPLSPTEQVPINERFFLGGRTTVRGFPQDSIGVINQYGYAEGGDVMENYNLQLNIPVYHNIDLFGFQDGGNVFLTTSDIKPLVLYKSAGAGIMYLSPIGPISFSYGFILTREPYWPSGGVNFTVGTSF comes from the coding sequence TTGTGCTATAACCTGCCGGCATCTTACGGATTGAACGTTAATACCGCCAAAAATAAAAACATGGAGAGTGTAGGTTCTGCCTTAATTTATTCTTTGCCCTTAAAAACAAAAATAGAATCGATATCATACCGCCTGCCGTCAAATATTAAACTTAACTCAATAAAATATTATATTCATATAAAAAAAGGGCAATATTTTTCTATGTATAACATTGAAAAAACAATTAAAGCTCTTTATAAATCTAAACTCTTTTCGAACGTAATGGTTTTTTATAGATATAAAAATAGGAAAATATATTTAAAACTTCTTTTATTTCCAGAAGTTTATATAAAAACAATAACTATAAAAGGGCTAAACAATTCAGACATCGGTAAAAAATTAATATTAAACAGAATTAAACTGAAAATTAACGGACAGTATCTGCATTCTTATAAAAAAGAATCAATAAAAATAATAAAACAATTATTAAAAAATTCAGGTTATCCTTTTGCCCATGTTTCACTAAATTCTTATGTGCTTAGAAAAGATAAAAAATATATAATAAATATAACTATAGCTTTAAATAAACCCGTCCTGATTTCAAAAGTCTTCGTACACTGGAAAACATTTTATCCTGCGAAAATTCTTTCTTCGTCTATTAAAGAAATTTCAGGCAAACCTCTAAGCAGGTCTTTAATAAAAAATTTCAGAAAGCGTATAAGGCATATTTATATTAAGAAAAATTATCTGAATCCTATAATAGAACCAACAGTGATAAAATATATAAATAAATATAAAACTATATTATTATTTTCAATCCACCCGGGCTATAAAATATTATTTCATTTTAAAGGAATTAGACCGTATAATTCTGATTTTATTAAAAACAATGTTTTTACCGTTCATAATGTTTTCATTTTTGATAAGGGAACTTTCTTGGCGTTTAAAAAAGTTTTAAGGAATTTTTTTAAAACAAAAGGCTATTTTTTTAATAAAGTTTCTTTTAAGGAAATAAAAAATAAACATAGCAGAATAATTAACCTATTTTATAACGTCAATAAAGGCTATAAAGTTGCCGTAAAAAATATAATAATTACAGGCAATAAGCCTTTCGGCATCTCAAGGATAGATTCTTTAATGAGGACGCACGTATCTTCATTATTTGCACCTGAGTTTTTCTGCGAAAGAAGATTAAAAAGAGATATTGAAAATATAGAAAATTTTTATAATAATCAGGGCTATTTGAGCGCCAAAGCAAATTACAGTCTGAAATTCGGCAAAGATAAAAAATCGGTAATAATATATATTGATATAACAAAAAATATACGAACATATATAAAAAGCATCAGTATTGAAGGTCTTCCGTTGAAGATAAAAAATGAGGTTAAAAGTTATTTTAAAAAAATGGTAGATAAACCGCTTAAAATATTAGACGCAGATAACGGAAAAAATTTAATTGAAACAGACCTTTCTAATGCAGGCTATATTTTTTCAAAAACAAGATTGCGGATAGTTTATTCAAAAAATAAAAACGGATGCAGGCTGTATTATTCTACGCAGAAAAGCCGGAAGGTTATTATAAAAAACATTTTTATTACCGGAAATACTATAACAAAAACAGGATATATAAAATCGCTTATTTTATTTAAAAAAGGTCAGGTTTATAATCAGAGCAGCATAATTAAAACCCAAAACGATTTATATAAAACCGGATTATTTAATTCGGTTGCCATAAAATTAGAAAATCCTGAGAATATTAAAAAATATAAGAACATAATTATTCAGGTAAAAGATTCTAAACCGATAAGTTTAAGTTTCGGTGCAGGCTACGGAACATATACGAGATACAGGGGATTTTTTCAGATTAACGACGACAATCTGTTCGGTTCAGGAAAATCTCTATCTATGCGGTTCTCAAAAAGCGCTATTTACACTAATCTTTTATTTGATTATTATGATCCCGCTATTTTTAATTATAGAAGACTGGCATTTAATGCCGAAGCGTTAGATTCAGATATCATTACGCTAAATTATACCTTGCATAAAGAAGGAACGTCTTTTTCGCTGATAAGAAAATTTAATCACAAGTTAAAGGGTTTATTGTCTTATAATATGTCATACGACAATCTGTCGGGGTTAAATCCTGGCGTTGACGTCACTCCGCGCGATACCGGTTTCACAAGGATAAGCTCGCTTGAAGCGTCGCTTATTTATAATTCGAAAAATAACGTATTTAATCCGACATCCGGTAATCTTACAGATATAAGATTATCTTATTCGTCAGCCATATTAGATTCGCAGATAAATTTTGCCAAATTATTTGTTCATACGGAACAATTTATACCGTTTGTTTATGATACGGTTTTGGAATATTCCTTAAGATTCGGATATATAAGACCGCTATCGCCGACGGAGCAGGTGCCTATTAACGAAAGATTCTTTCTTGGAGGCAGAACAACCGTCAGGGGATTTCCGCAGGATTCTATCGGCGTGATAAATCAGTATGGCTATGCCGAAGGCGGAGACGTTATGGAAAATTATAATCTTCAGCTAAATATCCCCGTATATCACAATATTGATTTATTCGGCTTCCAGGACGGAGGAAATGTTTTCTTAACCACGTCGGATATTAAACCTTTGGTACTGTATAAATCTGCCGGAGCGGGCATAATGTATTTATCCCCTATAGGACCGATAAGTTTTTCATACGGTTTTATTCTGACGAGGGAACCTTACTGGCCGTCGGGAGGGGTAAATTTTACGGTTGGAACGTCTTTTTAA
- a CDS encoding cobalt-precorrin-5B (C(1))-methyltransferase, with the protein MDILYSKGGLKKGFSTGTVSAGAIRSSIRYYFTKEKFETISVDMPGGESVNIDVMDLSHRFLKNGIKISTAVIQKFSGDDIDVTGGIKIYADFMIICKKVNKNLNIQNNNKGADEYEYDNDRNNDSDKIIAEDIENDLNNSDKIIAEVFENDLKDYFNEFYHNKLTFYDKIINTDAGDFFFSSAEGIGIATKQGLPVRVGYPAVNPVPKDMIKKNALNELNGLTAAVAVCRFNKKINENNKVLNDSNDVLQTVNFFLSVLYIPDGEEISKKTLNSRLGINGGLSILGTTGYVVPISAKAWLDTIKSSLNFLSENNINLCVFTPGRFSEKCAMKIFTDLPEEYFIEIGDFVSYSVRKAADFGIKNIILTGQFGKIVKISQGERNTNAKYSRLNLNYIGEIIKNSGYMRRGGSDDYYEDEDDVSAIYKKVINSNTSREAFSYIENIKNENIKNGIINKILYNAKNNIEKINNNKVKCKIILLSYSGEKIFETK; encoded by the coding sequence ATGGATATATTGTATTCCAAAGGCGGTTTAAAAAAAGGTTTTTCTACAGGAACGGTCAGCGCAGGCGCAATAAGGTCGTCGATACGGTATTATTTTACGAAAGAAAAATTTGAAACTATTTCAGTAGATATGCCCGGAGGAGAATCCGTTAATATCGATGTTATGGATTTATCACACAGATTTTTAAAAAACGGGATAAAAATATCTACCGCCGTTATTCAGAAGTTTTCAGGAGACGATATAGATGTAACCGGCGGCATTAAGATATACGCCGATTTTATGATTATCTGCAAAAAAGTTAATAAAAATTTAAATATTCAAAATAATAATAAAGGTGCAGACGAATATGAATATGATAATGACCGTAATAATGATTCTGATAAAATTATTGCTGAAGATATTGAAAATGATTTAAATAATTCTGATAAAATTATTGCCGAAGTTTTTGAAAATGATTTAAAGGATTATTTTAACGAATTTTATCATAATAAATTAACTTTTTATGATAAAATTATAAATACCGATGCCGGAGATTTTTTCTTCTCATCGGCTGAAGGCATTGGTATAGCTACTAAACAGGGGCTGCCGGTCAGAGTAGGATATCCTGCTGTAAATCCTGTTCCGAAAGACATGATAAAAAAAAATGCTTTAAATGAATTGAACGGTTTAACTGCTGCAGTTGCAGTATGCAGATTCAATAAAAAAATAAATGAAAATAATAAGGTATTAAACGATTCAAATGATGTTTTGCAAACCGTAAATTTTTTTTTATCGGTATTATATATACCTGACGGTGAGGAAATTTCTAAAAAGACTTTAAATTCAAGGCTTGGCATAAATGGCGGATTAAGTATTTTAGGGACTACAGGCTATGTTGTTCCGATATCCGCAAAAGCCTGGCTTGATACTATTAAGTCATCATTGAATTTTTTATCTGAAAATAACATTAATTTATGCGTGTTTACGCCGGGCAGATTCAGCGAAAAGTGCGCTATGAAAATTTTCACGGATCTGCCGGAAGAGTATTTTATAGAAATAGGCGACTTTGTGTCATATTCAGTGAGAAAGGCGGCTGACTTCGGAATTAAAAATATTATTTTAACGGGTCAGTTCGGGAAGATTGTTAAAATATCCCAGGGGGAAAGAAATACCAACGCTAAATATAGCCGGCTAAATCTGAATTATATTGGAGAAATAATTAAAAATAGCGGGTATATGCGGCGCGGCGGCTCCGATGATTATTATGAGGACGAGGACGATGTTAGCGCTATTTATAAAAAAGTGATTAATTCAAATACTTCAAGGGAAGCATTTTCTTATATAGAAAACATAAAAAATGAAAATATCAAAAATGGAATTATCAATAAAATACTTTATAATGCGAAAAATAATATAGAAAAAATAAATAACAATAAGGTAAAATGCAAGATAATACTTTTATCATATTCGGGAGAAAAAATATTTGAAACTAAATAA
- the cbiT gene encoding precorrin-6Y C5,15-methyltransferase (decarboxylating) subunit CbiT translates to MKLNKIYIIGVSKCFSANISLEQSILKISHIDSIFARKEDEYILKKIKHEHNIIKSSQIFYGSKIQFILDYITENITKKNILVLADGDPNFFGIAGTIFNNTDEKFRRYIEIFPAASYMQKGFASIGISMSDSEIISLHGRNVSNLFKALYTSKNIGIYTDKINNPFQIYKILMEKGFSGYYKFHVLSELCSKNEKTLSLNIKTEQNSNKINIQKALEEFEDTKNIVILEHVINKKNNVGENCNNGGADSCGNCNNKSRTANNNTGNNIIHTGFHTDADISTDANDSINGGAAAVADAGVKIIADADVNANANVNANVNVNVSVNILGINDDDFIHGKGEPTKKEIRAAALSMLELKRNSVVLDAGCGSGSVSIEAAAVASEGMIYSIDKNKIKINNLLKNIKKFKRPNIEAMLGDMPAIFNYLKDKFAAEHIQPDSIFVGGGGISIDDIIQTSFEMLKSGGIIVVNCVMIDTLNKVMSYIENNKSKIRYEIISLNISRLESISYSSYFKALNQVYLIKIIRTK, encoded by the coding sequence TTGAAACTAAATAAAATTTATATAATCGGTGTTTCAAAATGTTTCAGCGCAAATATTTCGCTGGAACAGTCTATATTAAAAATTTCTCATATCGATTCTATCTTTGCAAGAAAGGAAGATGAATATATTTTAAAAAAAATTAAACATGAACATAATATAATAAAAAGTTCTCAAATCTTTTACGGAAGCAAAATACAGTTTATATTAGATTATATAACGGAAAATATAACTAAAAAAAATATATTGGTTTTAGCCGACGGGGACCCTAATTTCTTCGGAATTGCCGGAACTATATTTAATAATACCGATGAAAAGTTCAGAAGATATATAGAAATTTTTCCGGCGGCAAGCTATATGCAAAAAGGTTTTGCATCTATTGGAATATCAATGTCGGATTCTGAAATAATAAGCCTTCACGGAAGAAATGTCTCAAACCTTTTTAAGGCTCTTTATACATCTAAAAATATCGGTATATATACGGATAAAATTAATAATCCGTTTCAAATTTATAAAATTTTAATGGAAAAAGGTTTTAGCGGCTATTATAAATTTCATGTTTTAAGCGAATTGTGCTCTAAGAATGAAAAAACATTATCCTTAAATATTAAAACAGAACAAAATTCAAATAAAATAAATATCCAAAAAGCGCTGGAAGAATTTGAAGATACGAAAAACATTGTAATTTTGGAACACGTTATTAATAAAAAAAACAATGTCGGCGAAAATTGCAATAACGGCGGAGCCGATAGCTGCGGTAATTGTAATAATAAAAGCCGCACGGCAAACAATAATACAGGAAATAACATTATACATACCGGTTTTCATACTGATGCCGATATCAGTACAGACGCTAATGATAGTATTAATGGCGGTGCAGCTGCGGTTGCCGATGCCGGTGTCAAAATAATTGCAGATGCGGATGTAAATGCTAACGCTAATGTTAATGCTAATGTTAATGTTAATGTTAGTGTCAATATATTAGGAATAAACGATGATGATTTTATTCACGGCAAAGGAGAGCCGACAAAAAAAGAAATACGCGCGGCTGCCTTAAGTATGCTTGAACTTAAAAGGAACAGCGTCGTGCTTGATGCCGGATGCGGAAGCGGAAGCGTAAGTATTGAAGCCGCCGCAGTAGCCTCTGAGGGAATGATTTATTCAATAGACAAAAATAAGATAAAAATAAATAATTTATTAAAAAATATTAAAAAATTTAAAAGACCCAATATAGAAGCTATGCTTGGTGATATGCCTGCAATTTTCAATTACTTAAAAGATAAATTTGCAGCTGAACATATTCAGCCGGATTCTATTTTTGTCGGCGGAGGAGGCATATCTATAGACGATATTATACAAACTTCCTTTGAAATGCTCAAATCAGGCGGAATAATTGTTGTAAATTGCGTTATGATTGATACGCTTAATAAAGTGATGTCATATATAGAAAATAATAAATCAAAAATAAGATATGAGATAATTTCTTTAAATATTTCACGTTTAGAATCAATATCTTACAGTTCATATTTTAAAGCGTTAAATCAGGTATATCTTATAAAAATAATCAGAACAAAATAA
- the cbiF gene encoding cobalt-precorrin-4 C(11)-methyltransferase (catalyzes the formation of cobalt-precorrin-5 from cobalt-precorrin-4) — translation MDMQYIEKYKIYFIGAGPGDPELLTVKAYKILLASGCVFYAGSLINKELLKIPGSDCILYDMSGMCFEEIAEKIAMMYDAGTITSVLHAGDSSLYSSISEQAALLEIKQANYEIIPGVTAAFAACASNKSTLTLPDVSQTVIFCRAAGRTGKLPDGQDIKSLASHKATMAIYLSFGLIDSVVSDLLESYDENTYCLIAKDVSLKSEILIECKLKDVLSIAKARSIKNMAVLLVGNALAGKYSIDHKSKLYDENFFHTFRKAKESR, via the coding sequence ATGGATATGCAATATATTGAAAAATATAAAATTTATTTTATCGGAGCCGGTCCGGGAGACCCTGAATTATTGACCGTTAAAGCCTATAAAATATTATTGGCGTCCGGCTGTGTTTTTTATGCAGGTTCTTTGATAAATAAAGAGTTATTAAAAATACCTGGTTCAGACTGCATACTTTACGATATGAGCGGCATGTGCTTTGAAGAAATTGCAGAAAAAATAGCGATGATGTATGACGCCGGTACTATAACATCTGTTCTTCATGCAGGGGATTCGTCGCTTTATTCTTCAATCAGCGAACAGGCGGCGCTGCTTGAAATAAAACAGGCAAATTATGAAATTATTCCGGGCGTCACAGCCGCTTTTGCAGCCTGCGCTTCCAATAAATCAACGCTCACATTGCCTGATGTTTCCCAGACTGTGATATTTTGCAGGGCTGCAGGCAGAACCGGAAAATTGCCTGACGGACAGGATATAAAAAGCCTTGCATCGCATAAAGCGACCATGGCGATATATTTAAGCTTTGGACTGATAGATTCCGTTGTATCGGATCTTTTAGAAAGTTATGACGAAAACACATATTGTTTAATAGCAAAAGACGTGTCTTTAAAATCGGAAATACTTATAGAATGTAAATTAAAAGATGTTTTAAGCATTGCAAAAGCCAGATCTATCAAAAATATGGCGGTGCTGCTTGTAGGAAATGCGCTTGCTGGCAAATATTCAATTGACCATAAATCTAAATTATATGACGAGAATTTTTTTCACACATTCAGGAAAGCAAAGGAAAGCCGATAA
- the cobJ gene encoding precorrin-3B C(17)-methyltransferase gives MQKKENEYDNSCCDITSDLNCGSMAYGKITLVGTGPGDIKHLTKAAVEAIEECGVIIGYSTYLKQISAMLREEQEKLHFNMKDEITRCEAAINKSMEGERVVVVSGGDAGIYGMSGLLLELLEKKSLIGKIPLDFIPGVPAFCSAACSVGAPIMNDFCVISLSNLLTPWEEIEKRLDFASKADFVIIIYNPKSAKRKDELTAAKEILLKNINKTRPAAIVKAASRPDEEIVITTLEHIDEFSLVSMNTTIIIGNSTTFVKDFYMITRRGYGNKYRL, from the coding sequence ATGCAAAAAAAAGAAAATGAATACGACAATAGCTGTTGCGATATAACATCTGATTTGAACTGCGGCAGTATGGCGTACGGAAAAATTACTTTGGTAGGAACGGGACCCGGTGATATTAAGCATTTAACGAAAGCAGCCGTTGAAGCGATAGAAGAATGCGGCGTCATAATAGGATATTCGACCTACCTGAAGCAAATTAGTGCAATGCTGCGCGAAGAGCAGGAAAAACTGCATTTTAATATGAAAGATGAAATTACGAGATGCGAAGCAGCTATAAATAAATCTATGGAAGGTGAAAGAGTCGTCGTAGTTTCGGGAGGCGATGCAGGTATTTACGGTATGAGCGGGCTTCTATTGGAACTATTGGAAAAAAAATCGCTTATAGGTAAAATTCCTTTGGATTTCATACCGGGCGTTCCGGCTTTTTGCAGCGCCGCATGCTCTGTCGGCGCTCCTATTATGAATGATTTTTGCGTTATTTCGCTGTCTAATCTTTTGACTCCTTGGGAAGAAATTGAAAAACGACTGGATTTTGCTTCAAAAGCAGATTTTGTCATCATTATTTATAATCCTAAAAGCGCTAAAAGAAAAGATGAATTAACTGCGGCAAAGGAAATTTTATTAAAGAATATTAATAAAACCAGACCTGCCGCAATTGTTAAGGCGGCATCAAGACCGGACGAAGAAATTGTAATAACGACACTTGAACATATAGATGAATTTTCTTTAGTCAGTATGAATACGACTATCATCATCGGCAACAGCACCACATTTGTAAAAGATTTTTATATGATAACAAGAAGGGGATACGGAAACAAGTATCGATTATAA